The proteins below are encoded in one region of Pseudomonas putida S13.1.2:
- a CDS encoding TetR/AcrR family transcriptional regulator, with amino-acid sequence MVRRTRAAMEETRATLLETARKVFSERGYADTSMDDLTAQAGLTRGALYHHFGDKKGLLAAVVAQLDAEMDERLCAISDSAKDGWDGFRQRCHAFLEMALEPQIQRIVLRDARAVLGGGSPEAQQHCVESMRQLIHQLIVQGVVVEADAQALASLIYGSLAEAAAWIAEAEDGAARLAQASMALDLLLRGVLKNQVAQ; translated from the coding sequence ATGGTTCGCCGCACCCGCGCCGCAATGGAAGAAACCCGAGCCACGTTGCTGGAGACTGCACGCAAAGTATTCAGTGAACGCGGCTATGCGGACACCTCGATGGATGATCTGACGGCCCAGGCGGGCCTGACGCGGGGGGCGCTGTACCATCACTTTGGCGACAAGAAGGGGTTGCTGGCGGCAGTGGTCGCGCAGCTCGACGCGGAGATGGATGAGCGCCTGTGTGCTATTTCTGATTCAGCCAAGGATGGCTGGGACGGCTTTCGTCAGCGCTGCCATGCCTTTCTTGAAATGGCGCTGGAGCCTCAGATCCAGCGGATCGTGCTGCGTGACGCCAGGGCTGTGTTGGGTGGCGGCTCGCCGGAGGCACAGCAACATTGTGTAGAGTCGATGCGACAGTTGATACATCAATTGATAGTACAGGGCGTTGTCGTCGAAGCTGACGCTCAAGCGCTGGCCTCCTTGATATACGGCAGCTTGGCAGAAGCGGCTGCGTGGATCGCGGAGGCTGAAGACGGCGCTGCGCGCTTGGCGCAGGCAAGCATGGCGCTCGATCTGCTGTTGCGGGGAGTGCTTAAAAACCAAGTGGCGCAATGA
- a CDS encoding MFS transporter: MFTTYRVLFQARGAKGFVLAGLLARIPLPMTGIGIITLLSQIRGSYSLAGAVAATFVLTYALLSPQVSRLVDRFGQRRVLPAAAGLSVLGILLLLACSYWQTADWALFAGAALAGCMPSMSAMVRARWTAIYRGKPQLQTAFSLETVLDEVTFIGGPPISVGLSVAVVPQAGPLAAAVLLAIGVFALAVQVGTEPPVKPNADMEQGSVSIFCLADVRLLTLLMVAMGVIVGTVDIVSVAFAQQMGMPAAASIVLSCYAIGSCVAGLVFGALKLDTPLRKLLLLGGLATAATTLPLLLAGNIFGLAAAVLVAGLFFAPTMIVAMSLVERIVPHNKLTEGMTWLLAGLNVGVAGGAAASGQVVDVLGVKAGFNVALGAGVAVLLVAFWSYCRLRDRAADGIPLPPPCIE, encoded by the coding sequence ATGTTCACAACCTACCGGGTGTTGTTCCAGGCAAGGGGGGCCAAGGGCTTCGTTCTGGCGGGCCTTCTGGCCCGTATTCCGCTGCCAATGACGGGTATCGGCATCATTACCCTGTTGTCGCAGATCCGCGGCAGTTACAGCCTGGCGGGTGCAGTGGCAGCCACCTTCGTGTTGACCTATGCCCTGCTGTCGCCTCAGGTCTCGCGTTTGGTCGACCGCTTCGGCCAGCGCCGGGTATTGCCGGCCGCCGCCGGGCTCAGCGTGCTGGGCATTCTCCTTCTGCTGGCTTGCAGCTATTGGCAGACGGCGGACTGGGCGTTATTCGCTGGCGCCGCTCTGGCCGGCTGCATGCCGAGCATGTCGGCCATGGTGCGTGCACGCTGGACTGCGATCTACCGCGGCAAGCCTCAGTTGCAGACAGCCTTTTCGCTAGAAACCGTACTCGATGAAGTTACCTTCATTGGCGGCCCGCCCATTTCGGTGGGGCTGAGCGTGGCGGTAGTGCCGCAAGCGGGACCACTGGCCGCCGCGGTGCTGCTGGCCATTGGTGTGTTCGCACTGGCCGTGCAGGTCGGCACTGAGCCGCCAGTCAAGCCCAACGCCGACATGGAGCAAGGTAGCGTATCGATCTTCTGCCTCGCCGACGTGCGCCTGCTGACCTTGCTGATGGTCGCGATGGGCGTGATCGTCGGTACTGTCGACATCGTCAGCGTGGCATTTGCCCAGCAGATGGGCATGCCGGCCGCAGCCAGCATCGTGCTGTCGTGCTATGCCATCGGCTCCTGCGTAGCGGGGCTGGTGTTCGGTGCCCTGAAACTCGATACGCCACTGCGCAAGCTGCTGCTACTGGGGGGGCTGGCGACCGCAGCGACCACCTTGCCGCTGCTGCTGGCAGGCAACATCTTTGGGCTGGCCGCAGCAGTCCTGGTCGCGGGCCTGTTCTTTGCGCCCACCATGATCGTGGCGATGTCGCTGGTAGAGCGCATTGTTCCGCACAACAAGTTGACTGAAGGCATGACCTGGTTGCTCGCTGGCCTCAACGTCGGGGTTGCCGGCGGGGCTGCGGCATCGGGGCAGGTTGTCGATGTGTTGGGTGTCAAGGCCGGATTCAACGTGGCACTGGGCGCCGGCGTGGCAGTGTTGCTGGTCGCTTTCTGGAGTTACTGCCGCCTGCGGGACCGGGCCGCCGATGGGATTCCCTTGCCTCCACCCTGCATCGAGTAA